The Lathyrus oleraceus cultivar Zhongwan6 chromosome 5, CAAS_Psat_ZW6_1.0, whole genome shotgun sequence genome includes the window tcatagaatttgatgagatgagtgtacggatcttcatggtccattccgatgaatggatttgcataaaggagttggaggattccggtcttcatctccgtgTTCCTTCTACCACGAGCAAATTGGGCATTCCGccttggactattagcggacatttcggtaggagtttcatccgccatgtttccttcacaagtTTCTACACCCACTTTttcgatttgaacaagtgaaGAAGTATATACTTCTTCTCTCtggttcctctcttcggctagtttccttcttcttcgtgttttgctattgagctttcgaagtgttctttcaatttcggggtcgaattgaaattgctcctcggtagcctttcctcgcatgcactagaatctacaaaactaacaaaccaagtgaaacacaagagtgatagtaataaaaaaaaacttagaacaatgaattattgcaatacttgtaatatcgaacacaattccccggcaacggcgccaatttgctgaaaagtatatttccggcaaatattttaatatcgtatccacagagattggttgttattaccgccgttctataattcaatttgttataagtttaaaatgtaaccaagttgttttgtttgaatagttatcttttgagtaaaatgacactaagacaataaaaatagttttaatcaaatataaaaggcttggcaagattggagttcactatccAAATTTCTTATGATTCCTTAATAACACTATATGGacttaagattattgatgatattcaagtatcctctcaatatcatttatttctaaatgatattgtgataatcactatattcATGGTTAAATGATTTCTctacctaactatcaatatagcaatctttaatgtttgatacaaaagaagagtggtgtataaatctatttctacaactcattcactacttgaaagcatattttaagtcaagacttgaataatctttctcaacaacaactcaaatctgaatattcaaaatagggcaaaaatatcattcattACATCAATAACCTTTTGTCACATACAAGagtcaaatggaatacataaacaaataggaataactactacctccaatcttgacaaagtggggtttagctcctcatcatcattcTTGACAGCAAAATGAAATACTAAACTAAGCTCTGTTTTTCTCCTACAACTTGTGAATGATTTTTCCTTCTTTTCCATTCTGTTTTGTAAAGAGTTCATCATTTCCTTAAATGTTCATTTTGGTCTAAAACTGAAAAGCACTCTAAAAATGATACAAAATTGTCACACTAAAGTTGGGTTGAAAACAGAACAATTGGCCTAAACCAAATGCTTGCTGTtttcgcaaggttcgcggcgccaACCCTGGTCACGGCGCGAACTGAAGCAATTTCAGCTTctttgccttgcaagcttcaCTTAATCATTTCTCCTAAGTTTGGTTCTTCAAATGCTTCCAAATTGCCATTGaaacttcttccaaattatgcttaTGTACTACAATGCTCCCTTGTCCAAAAACTCTACAAAACTAATAAGTACATGAAATATCTACTCAAAACATAATCAattaaacttaattgcatttttactcaattgtgaggataaaagtgtgtaattaaataagaaaatggtaaaagggaccaataaaaatatatgaaaagtagtgctaattggtccctaacaagCAGCCAATGTCCATATACCACGAGTCTACCATTGATCCACTTACATCCTCAGATGCCATCAATAGCACAAGTTCATCACCATAATCTGCTTTGACTATGCTCGCTTCTTCACCCTTTCTAACCTTGTTTGACCGACAATTAGCAGGAAAATAATCAAACTTGTTGCAACTGTAGCACTGAACCTTTCtcttgtcaaacttctcttttcccttctgaaCATTCTCATGTTTCTTATCGGAATTGAAGATATCTGACTTCTGAACACCACCACCATACTTCTTCTTGTTCTTTAGCCTTTCTTGCTTCTGGTTCTTCTTGCTAGAAGAAACTTTTAGAGTCTGGGACTTCAGAGCTTGTTCTAACTCTTGCTCAGAGTTTCTTTCAGTCAGACTCAACTCTTGTGCCTCTATACTACTCTGAAGTTATTCAATTCTCATGGTGATGGTATCTTTAGAGTGTTATATGGCTACAACtatgtaatcaaactgaggagtaagtgATCTCAGTACTTTTTTAATAATTACTTGTTCAGATAGCGTTTTTCCACAAGGCTTCATCTCATTAGTGACCAcaatcactctggagatgtaatCAGGTACCTTTTCATTGTTCTTCATgctgagattctcatattgcttaCATAGGGAGTAAAGGTTGATCTTTTTCACTGATGTGTCACCACTATAGCACCGTACTAGTGTATCCCAGCCGCCTTTGTCGTCGTCGAATCAACAATTTTCTCAAACACCTTTGtatccacacactgatggatatAGAAGAACGCCTTTTGGTTCTTCTTCCTCGTTTCTCGTTGCACGATTCTTTGCGCTTCTGTTGCTTTTTCTGCAACCGGCGTGTAACCgtcattgacgagatcaagaacatctcGAGCTCCAAACAACACACGAATTTGAATCGACCACTGATTCAAGTTCTTTTCCTCGAATACTGAAAGTTTAGTGTTCAAGCTATTGTTTTCGTCGTTCATCTTCGTTCTTGTGCAAATCACTCAGTTCTCACCAACACTCGTGTTTTCCAAACCTTGAGAATCAAAATCTATGATTCTCTCTGATTTCAAACTTCAATTCAATGCGAATTTCAGATCCGAAATTAATCACACACCTAAGTACACTCTTGTTTCCCTGTGAATCAAATCAGAACTCTAGAAGTAAAACAATGAACTTCCATTAACAATGCATAAGAATttgagaagatgaagatgaaagaatgaggagagagagagagagacaatTTTTTAAACTAACTTTTCTCAAAATGGAAGAACCGTTACAAACTGTAACTAACTATTGATTTATATATTAATCAAATCCTATTGCACTAAATgtaactgaaattaaaagaaacTTAAACAAATGAATTTCATCTAATAATATTCATACCTTTTCATGACCCAAGGAATGTCTACAAATCTATGAAGCTATGTAGAACCAGCATTTCTCTTACACCAAAAGAAAAGCTCGAACAAATTATGAACTCTAGTTACACCACTTAAGTCCGAGGAGAATAGCTCCACGTGTTCGCCAATATAAAGAAAGGGCATGAGACGCCCTTAAGCATGGTCGATTATCAAATCATATGTGTTTAAATTGTATTGTATTATAACTTGTCTAGAGTTTCCCTTAACTCCAATTGTCCAACTGGGGTTTTGGATCCTAAAACCCTATTCTACTCGATCGTCATAATGTTTATAGGTACATCACCCTCGTATGTGGAGCACCGACCAACCATCACCATCCATTTCAACCTGACGACCTCTCATGTCGTTCATTTTAAATTGTTTATGTTTTCTTTTCCTTAAAAATAGATTAGAAAACACAATGAATGAAAAGGAATCGACAACACGTTTTGCAAAGTGACCAATTTAAAATCCAAACGTTCTAGAATACGAGCGACCATGAATTTTGGCGGTGACATAATTATTTAACTAAAACAATATACAATTATACATCGTCAAATTAGCCAGCCAAATAGAATATTAAACAACTGCTGCAATTTGTTTTAAAATCAACATTTGTTTCTTCAACTAAAttgaatatgaattaattaaaaacaaGAAACAATGAATCATAGCCACAAAGCACCAGCTTGTTTAAGCAACGGAACCAATTCACCAGAAATATGAGTAGCCATAACACGCTCCAATCCACCAAACAACTTACCACCTATAAACACCATCGGAAACTGCACATTACACTTCCCTTCAATCATTGGTTCCAATTCTTTCGCAACACACACTTCATCTTCCTCCACCTCATGAATCCCAGGGTTAACACCTAGACTCTGTAGAAGACGTTTCACCACATGAGTCATGCAGCAACCGTGTCTTCCAATGACTATCACAGCGTTCTCAGAAACCATTTTCAGCATAGAAGGATTATTCTCCTTCtctttctccttcttcttcttgATGTAATAACAATTTTCATTAATAATACCAAAGTAGTTGTTGTCGTTGTTGTGTGGTGACATGTAGGGAATTGCttgatgcatgatgatgatgtGAGTTTTGAGAGAGAAAGAATGGGTTGGTTATGGAGATTATGAAGAAGAGAATGTGGATGATGGAATATATAAATAAACGGCAAAGGGAAAAGAAAGATTCGTGATTATTAATATATTCAAAGTTTGTACGCGGTGGAAATGGTATTTTGGTCATAGGTTAATGTGTTGTACGTGACGTTTAAGGTTGTCATCACACACTCACAGTGTTTTGTAATTTGTGTACGTATTGGTTTGGACGGCGCCCAACTTGTTATGCTCCATGTTTTGTATATTAAATTAATTGAATCTTGATCTCATTGCTGATTAGATGAGATCAGATCCCTGACAAAACGGAGAATATCATTTATTCTCAAGTCAGAAGGATGGGTGAGTTTTAAGATGTCAATTTGTATACATATACGCATCGCCGTCTTAAATCTTTATAATGTTTTATATGAATTTTAACTTACATATAATTCAATTGTGATTTTTATTTAATCGTGGTTTGATCCTAATAATATAAATAAATGTTTTAAGTTTTATGCAAGTAGTTCAAGAAATGATAGAAATTTGGAGTGGAAAAGAATCGAATAAAAGTGAATTTGAAAAGATTTATTTTAGTTTCATATAGGAAGGACAACACATATTAGTAATCCTTATTTATTCTAAGTGGATAAATTGGGTTGGTTCCAAAAGATATCCAATTTTGTAAAGGAGTGAGGACACATCACCAAGTCACCATCACGGATGCCGCTGCCGTTCGGTCTCTCTGCTCGGCTTGGTTCGGTCCTAGGTTTTGGGTCTTGATTCAATGAGATCTTAAAGTGATTCGTCAATGTAGTATTCACCATCTTCAAATTATTCATTTCAAACTTGTATAACACCTTTTAAACATAATTTTTTTGAGAGAACAATATTTTCTAACACTTATATCCATGTGAATTTCCAAGCTAAGAATCTTCTTAGCGACACCTAAATCTTTCTTGTCAAACTCCTTTTCCAATATAATTTTCAATTCATTTACGTCATGTAAATGATTAAAGCAACAATCAACATATTATCAACATACAATAGTCAAAAAATAAAAGAGTTGTCATCAAGACTCCTGACATAAACATAATAGTCATAATCACACCTTTTGTAGTCAATCTGAAGTATGTATTAATCAAAATATTTGTACCATTTCTTCGGAGACTGCTTTAAACAATACAAAGACCTCTTCAATTTACAAACTAGTAAGTCATGTCCAGTGTTACCGAACCCCTATATCTGCTCCATGTAAATTTGCTCATCTAAATTATTGTAAAGAAGTGATATCTTCACATCCATAAGCTCTAAATGCATATCTCGACTGACTACCAAGGCTAATACTACACTGATATAAGTACGTTTGACGATCGGAAATAAAATCTCATCATAGTCAATCCCCTTAAGCTGTTAGTATTCATTTGTTACAAAACGAGCATTGAAATTTCCCTATTCTTTTTATGTTTATGATAATTTTCTCTTGACGCCAACTTACAACTATATCATTTTTCCCCTTAGGAATCTTAACAAACTCATATGTCTCATTTTTGTTTAAGGACACATCTCCTCCACCATTGCACTTATCCACTTATCTTTCTTCTGACTAACTATATCCTCTCGAAAGGTGGAAAAGTCTTCAGAACTAGTAATAAGTGTATATGTGGACAAGTCTTCATACCCATATATTTCTGATGGATTCGTTGAACGATGCCCTCTATAACGTACATGAATTTAATCATGTAATTTACTCGAAACTTTCGATTTGTGGTCAGTTTCAATA containing:
- the LOC127086945 gene encoding glutaredoxin-C9; the encoded protein is MHQAIPYMSPHNNDNNYFGIINENCYYIKKKKEKEKENNPSMLKMVSENAVIVIGRHGCCMTHVVKRLLQSLGVNPGIHEVEEDEVCVAKELEPMIEGKCNVQFPMVFIGGKLFGGLERVMATHISGELVPLLKQAGALWL